Proteins encoded within one genomic window of Nordella sp. HKS 07:
- a CDS encoding helix-turn-helix transcriptional regulator — MTDRLSNAFAALADPTRRAILARLALGDASVTELAEPFEMSLPAISKHLKVLEKAGMIAQSREKQWRPRRLEPGPLKEAAEWLEHYRRFWEGSFDRLESYLQEVQSKGGTS; from the coding sequence ATGACTGACCGCCTCAGCAATGCTTTTGCTGCCCTCGCCGATCCGACCCGGCGCGCCATCCTGGCCCGGCTCGCTTTGGGGGATGCCTCGGTGACCGAGCTTGCCGAGCCCTTCGAGATGAGCCTGCCGGCGATTTCCAAGCACCTCAAAGTGCTGGAGAAGGCCGGCATGATCGCGCAGAGCCGCGAAAAACAATGGCGGCCGCGCCGCCTCGAGCCGGGCCCGCTCAAGGAGGCGGCCGAATGGCTCGAGCATTATCGCCGCTTCTGGGAAGGCAGCTTCGACCGCCTCGAGAGCTATCTGCAGGAAGTTCAGTCCAAGGGAGGGACGTCATGA
- a CDS encoding SRPBCC domain-containing protein, with product MNLANSKDVRQNRLELVITRVLDAPPMLVYKVWTEPEHMARWMGPKGFTAPSVKLDVREGGRYRALIRSAEGKDYWFQGVYREVVENKRLVFTFAWEDEGSQENLVTITFAEENGKTRMTFTQAPFPTAEDRDGHEGGWSEAFDKLAAYVVTAENDA from the coding sequence ATGAATCTGGCGAACAGCAAGGATGTGAGGCAGAACCGGCTCGAACTCGTGATCACGCGCGTGCTCGATGCGCCGCCGATGCTGGTCTACAAAGTGTGGACTGAGCCTGAGCATATGGCCCGCTGGATGGGACCCAAGGGCTTCACCGCCCCGTCGGTGAAGCTGGATGTGCGCGAGGGCGGGCGCTACCGCGCGCTGATCCGCTCCGCCGAAGGCAAGGACTACTGGTTCCAAGGCGTCTATCGCGAAGTGGTCGAGAATAAGCGCCTCGTCTTCACCTTTGCCTGGGAGGACGAAGGCAGCCAGGAGAATCTCGTCACCATCACCTTTGCCGAGGAGAACGGCAAGACCCGCATGACCTTCACGCAGGCGCCCTTCCCGACCGCCGAGGACCGCGATGGTCATGAAGGCGGCTGGAGTGAGGCTTTCGACAAGCTCGCCGCTTACGTCGTCACAGCTGAAAATGACGCATGA